ACCTTATCGGCGCCGCCGCCGGTGTCACGCCGACGGGTCCACGCCTCGGACAGCGCCGCGGCCGAGGGCAGGCGGTCACCGAGCGCCTCGGTGACGACGTATTCGGCCCAGCCTTCCACGAGCGCGAGCAGCGTCTCCAGCCGGGAGACCGCCCCGGCGTTGGTGGAGCTGATGCGCGGAGACAGGTCCATGCCCTGAAGGCGGGCGATGGCGTCCTGGAGGGCCTCCGGGTTGCCCGAGTCCAGGCCTAGGTCCCGCGTTGCTTCCTCGACGTGGGAGTTGTCGATGACCAGACCGACGGCATATTCCTCCACGGAGCTGACGAGGCGTTCGACGAGCCAGGGGACGTGGGTGAACAGGCGCTGGCGGGCGGCTTCGCGCGCGGCGGCGTAGACGAGGACGTCCTGGCCGGGGAGATTGAGCTCCCGCGCCGCGCCCTGGACCGCTTTGGGCAGCAGCGCGATGGTGCCGGTGGGGGTAATGGGCAGGCCGAAGTCGGAGCCGGTGAGGGTTTGGGAGGCTAGATCGCCGAGGGCGTGGCCGAGCTGCATCCCGAAGTTCATCCCGGACATTTGTTGCATCATCCGGTTGAGCCCGCCCATCATGTCCCGGGCTTCCTCCGGCAGGCCGTCGAGCTGCGCGCGGTTCATGTGCTCGGCGACGGGGGAGACCATGCGCTTAAACGCCGGCAGGGTGGCGGTGAGCCAGTCTTCCTCGTTCCAGGCGGCGACGGTACCGGACACGCTGGGCAGGGTGGTGGCCTCGTCGAGCCACAGCTCCGCTAGGCGCACTGATTCTTCGACGGCGGTGCGGTCCTGCGCGCGAATGGTCGACGGGGTGCCGATCTGCTGGCGGGCGATGCGCAGCCCGAGGTCGTAATTCACCGAGCCGCGGCCGTCGGGCGAGTTCATGGACGAGCCCATGCCGGACAGCATCTGGCCGAACTGGCTGAAGATGTCACCGAGGCCACCAGCGCCTCCGGAGCCTCCCGCGCCGGGCATGCTGAACCCGAAGGCGGCGAAGGGATTGTCGCTACCGCCGCGGCCGTGCTGCCGGTCGCGGTCCTGGTCGTCGTCGTCCTGGGAAAAGCCAAATCCGAATCCATTACTCATGCCCACTAATCTACCGTCCGCGGTGGGCCGCGGGCCATGGCGATCTACACGCTGAGAGCGAACGCCGGTACTCTGAGTCCCCGTGAGTAGCCCGGATACCGTCGCCGAGTCCAGCCGCTGGTCGACCATCGCGTGGGGGACGATCCCCGTCGCCCTGCTGCTGGCGCTGGCGTTCCTGCCGCGCATCCCCTTCACCGACGTTTCCCTGGCCGTGCCCTTCGCCGCCCAGGGTCCGGGGCCGGTGTTCGACACTCTCGGGGAGGTCGACGGCGAGCCGGTCGTGGAGATCACTGGCACGCGCCCGGATGACACGGCCGGCGAGATGTACATGACGACGGTGGCGGTGCGGGTGGACATGTCCTTGGCGCAGGCGATCAGCCGGTGGCTGACCACTGACGACACCCTCGTGCCGATCGGGCAGGTGCTGCCGCCGAACAAGACGCCGGAGGAGGTTGACGCGGAGAACAAGGCCGCCTTCGCCCAGTCGGAGGCCGCAGCCAACGCCGCCGCCATGCACTACCTGAATATGCCGACGCAGGTGTACGTGGTGGAGCCGCTGCCCGGCACCCCGGCTGAAGGGACGTTCGAGCCGGGCGACGTCGTCCTCGCCATCAATGGCCAGCGCGTGGACGACCCGGCGATGATGCGTGATCTGGTGGTGGCGCAGCACCCCGGCGACCGGCTCACCGTGGAATTTACTCGCGGATCGCAGCACCGCCGGGCGGAGGTGGTCCTCGGTTCGTCGAAGGAGGATGCGGACCTGGCGCAGCTCGGGGTGTTGCTCGGCGTGCAGCCGGCGTCGGGAGTGTCGGTGTCGTATAACTTGCAGGACGTCGGCGGGCCCTCGGCGGGGATGATGTTCTCGCTGGCGCTCATCGACAAGCTCTCGCCCGGCGAGCTCAACCATGGCCTCAGCGTGGCCGGAACGGGCACGATCGCGGAGGACGGGACGGTCGGGCCGATCGGTGGGATCGTGCACAAGGTGGAGGCCGCCGAGCGGGCGGACGTCGAGCTATTCCTGGCCCCCACCGCCAACTGCGCGGAGGCGGTCAGCCGCGACCCGCACGGTCTCACCGTTGCGGCCGTCGGCACGCTTGACGACGCCGTGGACGCCATGGCGGCCTTCGCCGACGGCCGCGAGGTGCGTACCTGCCAGCAGGTGCTCGACGCCCGTGCGCGCCGGTAGCGCTTAGGCGAGGCCGAGCTCGCGGATGCGGTCGGAGGGTTCGGCGATGTCGGAGGGCAGCATCTGCTGCAGGACCTGGCCGGTGGAGTTGTCGACCACGTAGATCATGGCGTCGGTGCCGAGCACGGTCCAGCCGACGACGAACTCACCGTTGTCCGTAACCACCGTGGAGGTGCGCAGCTCGGTGAGCATTTTGGTGGTGCGGGCCGCCTTCGCGGAGGAATCGCTGAGTTGGAACTGCCCGATGTCGCGGCCTTGGCAATCGACAACGTCCTCCACGGTGGTCTCATTGCACACCTCCATCTTTGCCCACAGGCTGTCCGGGGCCAGGGTGGAGAAACGCTGCCGGGCGGCGGCCACCCCCTCGCCGAGCTCGGCGGGGTCGAGGCTGGGCTCGGCCGTGGCCGTGGTGGTCGAACCGGTGGGAGAGGTGGTGGAGGCGGGCGCGGAGGAACTGGCGGTGGGCGACGTCGAGGTCGTCGTCGTGGACGTCGCTGCCGAGGTGGCCGTCGGGGAGGCCTCGGTGGTGAGGCCGTCGGTATCGCCGGGGGTGCACGCGACCAGCCCACTGGTGAGGGCGATCATCGAGACGGCGGCGGAGCCGAGGCGGCGGGCGCGGCGTGAAGAGGCGATCATAGGGGTCATCTTAAAGCAGGTTGTCGGGATCCTGGTCGAGACCGTAACGCAGCGCCGCGAGTACCCCCGGCGCCACGGTGGGCCCGCCGCGCAGTTCGACGCGGTCCTCGGCGAAGGGGCCGGCGGCCTCAAGCTCCTCCGGCGTGGGGCGAAGCTGCAGCAGTGTCAGTTCGACGCCGGGTTCGCGCAACACCCCGGAGAACAACCGTGCGGGCCGGGGTTGAGCGTCGGCGCCCTCGGCGGAGTCCTTAAACATGATCTCCTGCGCGAGGATGGCGCCCACCACCTGCTGTGGCCAGGCGATGCGGGCACAGTAGTCGACGAGCGCGTCGTGGCCGCCTTCGAGATTCTCCGGTAGGAGGTCCTGGACGACGAGGGTCAGCGGCCGGGTGTCGTCGTCGAGGTCGATGGCGTCGATGAGCAGGCGCGACGGCACGACACCGAAGAGCGTCGGCGGGGCGTCCCAGCCCTCGGCGTGGATGAAGTCCACCGCCTCTCGCATGGCGGCGTTGAGCGCTGGCTGCGTCAGTTCGTTGTCCATGGGCCTACCTCCGTGACTGTTGGGCATACAAATTACCTAGAGTAGAGGCCAACGTGCACTGTTTTCTAACCAACTTGTGAAGGAGTTGAGGTCTTGACGGCCGGATCCTCCCCCTTTAATGCCACGGCGAAAACGCCGTCCCGCTCCTTGAGCGGGGTACTGGCCTTGCTTTCCCTCATTATTGTTGTGCTGCCCATCGTGGTCGGCATCTACACCGACTGGTTGTGGTTCGGCGAGCTCGGGTTCCGCGGTGTGTTCACCGTCACGTACCTCACCCGCATCGTGTTGTTCCTGCTCTTCGGTGTCATCGCTGCGGCGATCGTGTTTGCCGCCGCTTTCCTGGCGTGGCGTTCGCGCCCCGCGGCGTTCAGCGGCTTCGACGCCAATTCGCCAATCATGCAGAACCGTCACGGCATCGAAAAATCGGTGCGGGGTGTGCTCCTCATCATCCCCATCATCGTTGGTGTGGCGACGGGTTTTATGGCCCAAGGCGCCTGGCGGTCCGCATTGCTGTTCATTAACCGCAAGCCCTTCGGCGTCGCGGATCCGCAGTTCGGCCGCGATTACGGCTTCTACGCCTTCACGCTGCCGGCGCTGGAGATCCTGGTCAGCATGTTCGCCATTGTGCTCGTCGTCGCCT
Above is a genomic segment from Corynebacterium uterequi containing:
- a CDS encoding zinc-dependent metalloprotease; this translates as MSNGFGFGFSQDDDDQDRDRQHGRGGSDNPFAAFGFSMPGAGGSGGAGGLGDIFSQFGQMLSGMGSSMNSPDGRGSVNYDLGLRIARQQIGTPSTIRAQDRTAVEESVRLAELWLDEATTLPSVSGTVAAWNEEDWLTATLPAFKRMVSPVAEHMNRAQLDGLPEEARDMMGGLNRMMQQMSGMNFGMQLGHALGDLASQTLTGSDFGLPITPTGTIALLPKAVQGAARELNLPGQDVLVYAAAREAARQRLFTHVPWLVERLVSSVEEYAVGLVIDNSHVEEATRDLGLDSGNPEALQDAIARLQGMDLSPRISSTNAGAVSRLETLLALVEGWAEYVVTEALGDRLPSAAALSEAWTRRRDTGGGADKVFSTVVGIEFASPKVAAAVELWRRATVAVGVDKRDAVWEHPDLLPSAEDLDNPASFIDRLLDDAGDSGFAEEFAKLEEMLRREDDGTNDADDTGVSDADS
- a CDS encoding YlbL family protein, with translation MSSPDTVAESSRWSTIAWGTIPVALLLALAFLPRIPFTDVSLAVPFAAQGPGPVFDTLGEVDGEPVVEITGTRPDDTAGEMYMTTVAVRVDMSLAQAISRWLTTDDTLVPIGQVLPPNKTPEEVDAENKAAFAQSEAAANAAAMHYLNMPTQVYVVEPLPGTPAEGTFEPGDVVLAINGQRVDDPAMMRDLVVAQHPGDRLTVEFTRGSQHRRAEVVLGSSKEDADLAQLGVLLGVQPASGVSVSYNLQDVGGPSAGMMFSLALIDKLSPGELNHGLSVAGTGTIAEDGTVGPIGGIVHKVEAAERADVELFLAPTANCAEAVSRDPHGLTVAAVGTLDDAVDAMAAFADGREVRTCQQVLDARARR
- a CDS encoding PPA1309 family protein encodes the protein MDNELTQPALNAAMREAVDFIHAEGWDAPPTLFGVVPSRLLIDAIDLDDDTRPLTLVVQDLLPENLEGGHDALVDYCARIAWPQQVVGAILAQEIMFKDSAEGADAQPRPARLFSGVLREPGVELTLLQLRPTPEELEAAGPFAEDRVELRGGPTVAPGVLAALRYGLDQDPDNLL